A genomic segment from Paenibacillus sp. FSL K6-1096 encodes:
- a CDS encoding NAD(P)H-dependent oxidoreductase, translating into MDTISTSNTTAAITKESILAAYQYRHATKEFDSSRKISAEDFNFILETGRLSPSSFGFEPWKFVVLQSPEIREKLRPHAWGAQKQLPTASHFVLILARQPRDMAAGSDYTEAIIQDVQKLPSEVAEGKRKVYGAFLKTDFGLEGNERAIFEWGARQTYLPLGNMMTAAALIGIDSCPIEGFDKVKTEQILAAEGIMDPEHFGLACMVAFGYRTNEPRPKTRRTADQVVEWV; encoded by the coding sequence ATGGATACGATCAGCACATCTAACACAACTGCGGCTATTACCAAAGAAAGCATTCTGGCCGCATATCAGTACAGACATGCCACCAAAGAATTCGACAGCAGCCGGAAGATCAGCGCAGAGGACTTCAACTTCATTCTGGAGACGGGGCGGCTGTCGCCCAGCTCCTTCGGCTTCGAGCCCTGGAAATTCGTGGTGCTTCAGAGCCCGGAGATCCGCGAGAAGCTGCGGCCTCATGCCTGGGGCGCTCAGAAGCAGCTCCCGACGGCAAGCCATTTCGTGCTGATTCTGGCCAGACAGCCCCGTGATATGGCCGCAGGCTCGGATTACACTGAAGCAATAATACAGGATGTACAGAAGCTGCCGTCTGAGGTTGCTGAAGGTAAGCGCAAGGTCTACGGCGCGTTCCTGAAGACCGATTTCGGGCTGGAAGGCAACGAGCGGGCAATATTCGAGTGGGGAGCCCGTCAGACTTATCTGCCACTGGGCAATATGATGACTGCCGCCGCGCTGATCGGCATCGACTCCTGTCCGATTGAAGGCTTCGACAAGGTGAAGACCGAGCAGATTCTGGCAGCTGAGGGCATTATGGACCCTGAGCACTTCGGACTGGCCTGCATGGTGGCCTTCGGCTACCGGACCAATGAGCCGCGTCCCAAAACCCGCCGGACCGCTGACCAGGTCGTAGAGTGGGTCTAA
- a CDS encoding acetylxylan esterase — protein sequence MNAIEQRKLELLQCLTNPTLDRETVDEFWNDRLAEDEQHPLDITVTPEPVPYPGMKVSKVSFMGYAETVIHAWYIQPASDAGEGEGLPCIVTFPGYTGDRGYPERYAHFVLLGYAVLAVDVRGQLGETGNLLPQEHGVTKGWITQGLLDKEQSYYLALAMDTVRAIETAAQLPGVDAARIAITGASQGGGIALLAGALSSCVAAVAADIPNLCRLDYGVLNSTSSLTEIADYLKRYPEHLELALENLAYFDIVNLAHRFTVPVMMSAGWKDTVCMPEAIYAAYNRIESPKQMRDYPFSGHEVSEYQRRETALFFQEHLGSR from the coding sequence ATGAACGCAATAGAGCAACGCAAGCTGGAGCTTCTGCAATGCCTCACCAATCCTACGCTGGACCGGGAGACGGTGGATGAATTCTGGAATGACCGCCTGGCTGAAGATGAACAGCACCCGCTCGATATTACCGTGACTCCGGAGCCAGTGCCCTATCCCGGTATGAAGGTCAGCAAGGTCAGCTTCATGGGGTATGCAGAGACGGTGATCCATGCCTGGTATATTCAGCCTGCTTCAGATGCTGGAGAAGGGGAGGGACTGCCATGCATTGTCACTTTCCCCGGCTACACCGGAGACCGGGGGTATCCGGAACGGTACGCCCATTTCGTGCTGCTGGGATATGCAGTGCTGGCTGTAGATGTGCGGGGACAGCTTGGCGAGACCGGCAATCTGCTGCCGCAGGAGCATGGTGTAACCAAAGGCTGGATCACCCAGGGACTGCTGGACAAGGAGCAATCCTATTACCTGGCGCTCGCCATGGACACTGTGCGGGCGATAGAGACTGCCGCCCAGCTTCCGGGCGTGGATGCCGCGCGCATTGCCATTACCGGGGCCAGCCAGGGCGGAGGCATTGCCCTTCTGGCCGGTGCGCTCAGCAGCTGCGTAGCCGCCGTTGCGGCTGATATTCCTAATCTGTGCCGGCTGGACTACGGCGTGCTGAATTCAACCAGCTCGCTCACCGAGATTGCCGATTATCTTAAGCGTTATCCCGAGCATCTGGAGCTTGCCCTGGAGAACCTGGCCTATTTCGATATTGTAAACCTGGCTCACCGGTTCACGGTGCCAGTGATGATGTCCGCCGGGTGGAAGGACACGGTCTGTATGCCCGAGGCCATATACGCCGCCTATAACCGGATAGAATCCCCTAAGCAGATGCGGGACTATCCGTTCTCGGGGCATGAGGTGAGCGAGTATCAGCGCAGGGAGACGGCACTCTTTTTCCAGGAACATCTGGGCTCCCGGTAG
- a CDS encoding SGNH/GDSL hydrolase family protein, producing the protein MNTGEQHKEGPETGSGFNYMVSGDSISKGVVYDESRSKYVILEDNYVSMLQGKLKGAMRNTARFGNTLMKGFGNLKRDVLKEKPDVVLIEYGGNDCDYHWGEIASNPEADHRPKTDFPAFEQMLLDMIHFLKNQGITPVLMSLPPLNADNYFKWVSGNQPEAEANIMKFLGSVTKIYWWQERYNSAILKVAEVTRTKIIDVRGAFLQQPDYTRFICRDGIHPNREGHRIIYDKILEFIRTSEPGLLAGPAAQG; encoded by the coding sequence ATGAATACGGGTGAGCAACACAAGGAAGGCCCTGAGACAGGGTCCGGGTTCAACTACATGGTCAGCGGCGACTCTATTTCCAAGGGAGTAGTCTATGATGAGTCCAGAAGCAAATACGTCATTCTTGAAGATAACTATGTCTCTATGCTTCAGGGCAAGCTTAAGGGGGCTATGCGCAATACGGCGAGATTCGGCAATACGCTGATGAAGGGGTTCGGCAATCTGAAGCGGGATGTCCTGAAGGAGAAGCCGGATGTGGTGCTGATTGAATACGGCGGCAATGACTGTGACTATCACTGGGGCGAGATTGCGAGTAACCCTGAGGCCGATCACCGGCCCAAGACCGATTTTCCGGCTTTTGAGCAGATGCTGCTTGATATGATTCATTTCCTGAAGAACCAGGGCATTACCCCTGTTCTGATGAGTCTGCCTCCGCTGAATGCGGACAACTACTTCAAATGGGTCAGCGGCAACCAGCCTGAGGCTGAGGCGAACATTATGAAGTTCTTGGGCAGTGTGACCAAGATCTACTGGTGGCAGGAGCGCTACAACTCCGCTATTCTCAAGGTGGCCGAGGTTACCCGGACGAAGATCATCGATGTGCGCGGCGCATTCCTGCAGCAGCCGGATTACACCCGGTTCATCTGCCGGGACGGCATCCACCCCAACCGCGAGGGTCACCGGATTATTTATGACAAAATCCTGGAGTTCATCCGCACCAGCGAGCCCGGCCTGCTGGCCGGGCCTGCGGCTCAGGGCTGA
- a CDS encoding exo-alpha-sialidase — MAANVNITAGLPGNHFEPSIAVNELDPNILCAVAVDSSTGTALTGFYRSVDGGATWSSTILPQAPGFMSAEAPTIDYTFPNTFIIAVHYFNDFNDGTIATYTTFDNGVTVNPPVIVQRGYGLYVHNDEPFLAVDRSPSSPYRGNAYVGYTPLYYLGTNAAIFFQRSLDQGLTWESPQRISDPRGDLERAALIVGLAGEVYVGYIQLGPGPKYAYIRVSQDGGVTFNPPVTRGATFLASTVPVPSPLPVPNYNFRVQTNLALGADISNGPFAGFVYAVWNDFRLGYADIFFSRSPDGLLWSQPVSITGAPAGSQNFSPSITVAPATGTIRVIYYTNRLDGFLLDVFVAESSDSGLSFANRRVSDVSTNPNGTSPTPTDLIGDYITAATIFPDTLAAVWNDTRLGKQDIIFGN; from the coding sequence TTGGCGGCGAATGTCAACATTACAGCCGGATTGCCGGGCAATCATTTCGAGCCTTCAATCGCAGTGAATGAGCTGGACCCCAATATTCTGTGCGCTGTGGCGGTTGATTCCAGCACCGGAACTGCATTGACCGGCTTCTACCGGTCGGTTGACGGCGGGGCCACCTGGTCTTCTACGATTCTGCCGCAGGCGCCGGGATTCATGAGTGCGGAAGCACCGACTATTGATTATACGTTTCCGAATACATTTATTATAGCTGTCCATTATTTTAACGACTTCAATGACGGGACTATCGCCACCTACACTACGTTTGACAATGGAGTGACGGTTAATCCGCCTGTTATCGTCCAGCGGGGATACGGACTATATGTCCATAATGACGAACCTTTCCTGGCGGTGGACCGTTCTCCTTCCAGCCCTTACCGGGGCAATGCATACGTGGGATATACGCCGCTGTATTATCTCGGAACCAACGCTGCGATCTTCTTCCAGCGTTCGCTCGACCAGGGACTGACCTGGGAATCGCCGCAGCGCATATCCGATCCCAGAGGAGATCTGGAGCGGGCGGCACTGATTGTCGGACTGGCGGGCGAGGTCTACGTGGGCTATATCCAGCTCGGGCCGGGCCCGAAATATGCGTATATCCGGGTCTCCCAGGACGGCGGGGTTACCTTCAATCCCCCGGTCACGCGGGGAGCCACCTTCCTGGCCAGTACCGTGCCGGTGCCAAGCCCGCTGCCTGTACCGAATTACAACTTCCGGGTCCAGACCAATCTGGCGCTTGGGGCAGACATCTCCAATGGTCCTTTTGCAGGGTTTGTCTATGCAGTGTGGAATGACTTCCGGCTCGGTTATGCCGATATCTTCTTCTCGCGCTCCCCGGATGGCCTGCTGTGGTCCCAGCCGGTAAGCATCACCGGCGCTCCGGCCGGGTCACAGAATTTCTCACCCTCCATCACCGTTGCTCCCGCAACGGGTACGATACGGGTGATCTATTATACGAACCGGCTGGACGGGTTCCTGCTGGATGTGTTCGTGGCAGAATCCAGCGACAGCGGCTTGTCCTTCGCGAACCGGAGAGTCTCGGATGTATCCACCAATCCTAACGGCACTTCCCCGACTCCTACCGACCTGATCGGCGATTACATTACAGCGGCTACCATCTTCCCGGATACGCTGGCTGCGGTATGGAATGACACCCGTCTCGGCAAGCAGGATATCATCTTCGGGAATTGA
- the thiD gene encoding bifunctional hydroxymethylpyrimidine kinase/phosphomethylpyrimidine kinase: MSKIIKTLTIAGSDSSGGAGIQADLKTFEEYGTYGFSALTTIVTMDPDQGWHHNVYPVDAAIVADQLKTVFAGGPVDAMKTGMLGSVEIVQVVEAALKNNRQTNVVIDPVMVCKGEDEVLNPESANAIRDLLLPLATVATPNLFEAGVLSGLGKLTTLDEMKEAARLIHQLGTQNVVVKGGKALGGDMAIDIFYDGSEYLVLETAKIEPAHNHGAGCTFAAAITGGLANGLSVKDAVVKAKDFVSAAIRNGYAFNEYVGPVFHGGYRLEQ; the protein is encoded by the coding sequence TTGTCAAAAATCATTAAGACTCTAACCATTGCCGGCAGTGACTCCAGCGGAGGCGCAGGCATTCAGGCAGACCTCAAGACCTTTGAGGAATACGGTACTTACGGCTTCAGCGCACTGACCACCATCGTGACGATGGACCCTGACCAGGGCTGGCACCACAATGTCTATCCGGTAGATGCAGCCATCGTTGCCGACCAGCTTAAGACCGTCTTCGCCGGCGGCCCCGTAGACGCTATGAAGACCGGGATGCTGGGCAGCGTGGAGATCGTGCAGGTGGTTGAAGCAGCGCTTAAGAACAACCGGCAGACCAATGTGGTCATTGACCCGGTGATGGTGTGCAAGGGCGAGGATGAAGTGCTGAACCCGGAGAGCGCCAATGCGATCCGCGATCTGCTGCTGCCGCTGGCTACGGTGGCTACACCGAATCTGTTCGAAGCAGGGGTTCTCTCCGGCCTCGGCAAGCTGACTACCCTGGACGAGATGAAGGAAGCGGCCCGCCTGATTCATCAGCTCGGCACACAGAATGTGGTCGTCAAGGGCGGCAAGGCGCTCGGCGGCGACATGGCGATTGATATCTTCTACGACGGCAGCGAATACCTCGTCCTGGAGACAGCCAAGATTGAGCCCGCCCATAACCACGGAGCCGGCTGTACCTTTGCGGCTGCCATCACCGGCGGTCTGGCGAACGGCTTATCGGTGAAGGACGCTGTGGTGAAGGCGAAGGATTTCGTCTCCGCCGCAATCCGTAACGGCTATGCGTTCAACGAGTATGTCGGCCCTGTATTCCACGGCGGCTACCGTCTGGAGCAGTAA
- a CDS encoding AraC family transcriptional regulator: MESKMIFCEMEDMHLLPLYATTLGYWEHQEEMTRTAGFPDYQLHQVLSGKGEVKIRGKSYIAGAGDLFFLYPDIPHSYSPLSREWELAWISFNGREAAQMLLYAGIRESGVGRLRAEPIMGPLAEMLNLSYGNEHQDNLERSKLLYALLLDLKRSLLPASNEDNDLERMKPVLQYIELHLHRPLLLKELAEVAAVSPQYLCRLFQRTVRERPMAYINRQRVSRSKQLMFSSRGQRIYEIAQRTGFENVSYFCAVFKRITGMQPEEWRGLHGLD; the protein is encoded by the coding sequence GTGGAGAGTAAAATGATCTTTTGCGAAATGGAGGATATGCATCTGCTGCCGCTCTATGCCACCACGCTCGGGTATTGGGAGCATCAGGAGGAGATGACCCGGACGGCGGGCTTCCCGGATTATCAGCTGCACCAGGTCCTCAGCGGCAAGGGTGAGGTGAAGATCAGGGGCAAGTCCTATATTGCCGGAGCGGGCGACCTGTTCTTCCTCTACCCGGATATTCCCCATTCGTATTCCCCGCTCAGCCGGGAATGGGAGCTGGCCTGGATCTCCTTCAACGGCAGGGAAGCCGCCCAGATGCTGCTCTATGCGGGCATCCGCGAATCCGGGGTAGGCCGCCTCAGAGCGGAACCGATTATGGGTCCGCTGGCGGAGATGCTGAACCTCTCCTACGGCAATGAGCATCAGGACAACCTGGAGCGCTCCAAGCTGCTGTATGCGCTCTTGCTTGATCTGAAGCGCAGCCTGCTGCCCGCCTCGAATGAGGATAACGACCTGGAGCGGATGAAGCCTGTGCTGCAATATATTGAGCTGCACCTGCACCGCCCGCTGCTCCTGAAGGAGCTGGCCGAGGTGGCCGCGGTCTCCCCGCAGTACCTGTGCCGCCTGTTCCAGCGGACCGTCCGCGAACGGCCGATGGCCTATATCAACAGGCAGCGGGTCAGCCGGAGCAAGCAGCTCATGTTCAGCAGCCGGGGACAGCGGATCTATGAGATCGCCCAGCGGACCGGGTTCGAGAACGTCAGCTATTTCTGCGCCGTGTTCAAGCGGATCACCGGGATGCAGCCGGAAGAGTGGCGGGGGCTGCACGGGCTGGATTGA
- a CDS encoding glycosyltransferase family 2 protein gives MIEISLCMIVRNEEHSLPRCLSSIGSLADELILVDTGSTDRTKEIAASFGAVIYDFTWIDDFAAARNFAFSKATREYIFWLDADDYLTEEDQERFKLLKQSLPGNVDSVNMQYNLAFDGEGKVVTSLRRNRLVRRSCGFRWIGPVHEYLEVYGPSLSSDVCVTHHKDKEYTDRNLRIYRKRAEAGERFSPRDQFYYANELRDHGLHAEACEYYEQFLGGGQGWVEDNIQACLRLAECREAMGDPEAAYTAFTRTLQYDAPRAEFCCRMGAWLVEKGQLQPAVYWYELALKLPAPNESMGMKNEAFSTWIPNLQLALCYDRLGQHERANWHNETALLQQPGHPSMLYNRKYFQKLLGARYVSLQP, from the coding sequence ATGATTGAGATCAGTTTATGCATGATTGTCCGCAATGAGGAGCACAGCCTGCCGCGCTGCCTGTCGTCCATAGGCAGTCTGGCCGATGAGCTGATCCTGGTGGACACGGGGTCAACCGACCGGACCAAGGAGATCGCTGCTTCTTTTGGAGCTGTCATCTATGATTTCACCTGGATCGACGATTTCGCGGCGGCCCGTAACTTCGCCTTCAGCAAGGCGACCCGGGAGTATATCTTCTGGCTGGACGCGGATGACTATCTGACGGAAGAGGACCAGGAACGGTTCAAGCTGCTGAAGCAGTCGCTGCCGGGAAATGTGGACAGTGTGAATATGCAGTATAATCTTGCTTTTGACGGGGAGGGGAAGGTGGTGACCTCCTTGCGGCGCAACCGGCTGGTCCGCCGTTCCTGCGGGTTCAGGTGGATCGGTCCGGTGCATGAGTATCTGGAGGTGTACGGCCCGTCACTCAGCAGTGACGTCTGTGTTACCCACCACAAGGATAAAGAATACACAGACCGCAATCTGCGCATCTACCGCAAACGGGCGGAAGCCGGAGAGCGCTTCTCTCCGCGGGATCAATTTTATTATGCGAATGAGCTGCGCGACCATGGACTCCATGCGGAGGCCTGCGAATATTATGAGCAGTTCCTTGGCGGGGGGCAGGGCTGGGTGGAAGATAATATTCAGGCCTGCCTGCGCCTCGCGGAATGCCGGGAGGCCATGGGCGATCCGGAGGCCGCATACACAGCCTTCACCCGGACTCTGCAGTATGACGCGCCGCGTGCCGAGTTCTGCTGCCGGATGGGAGCCTGGCTGGTGGAGAAGGGCCAGCTTCAACCGGCGGTCTACTGGTATGAGCTGGCACTGAAGCTGCCTGCACCGAACGAATCCATGGGCATGAAGAATGAGGCCTTCTCCACCTGGATTCCGAATCTGCAGCTCGCCCTCTGCTATGACCGGCTGGGCCAGCATGAGCGGGCGAATTGGCATAATGAGACCGCCTTGCTTCAGCAGCCGGGCCATCCCAGTATGCTGTATAACCGGAAGTACTTCCAGAAGCTGCTGGGCGCGAGATATGTCTCCCTTCAGCCCTGA
- a CDS encoding CidA/LrgA family holin-like protein has protein sequence MKIIRIIAEVGLLYVFFLAGDYLQRALHLPIPGSIVGLLLLFVLLLLKIVPVKLIENGSTFILAYLPMFFIPATAGIMNHLDIFSGRGLLLICVLVISSVLTMVVAAHSSQWIAGRSALRLTRRTYRARSVQGKGKEA, from the coding sequence ATGAAAATCATCCGCATTATCGCTGAAGTCGGTCTGCTGTATGTGTTCTTCCTGGCTGGAGATTATTTGCAGCGTGCGCTGCATCTGCCGATTCCGGGCAGCATCGTCGGACTGCTCTTGCTCTTCGTGCTGCTGCTGCTCAAGATTGTCCCGGTGAAGCTGATCGAGAACGGTTCGACCTTCATTCTGGCCTATCTGCCCATGTTCTTCATTCCGGCCACCGCCGGTATTATGAATCATCTGGATATCTTCAGCGGAAGAGGGCTGCTCCTGATCTGCGTACTTGTAATCAGCAGCGTGCTGACCATGGTGGTTGCCGCCCATTCCAGCCAGTGGATTGCCGGCCGCAGCGCTCTGCGGCTCACACGCCGGACGTACCGCGCCCGCAGCGTGCAAGGGAAGGGGAAGGAAGCATGA
- a CDS encoding glycosyltransferase family 4 protein, producing the protein MRFTFPILTLSHGGAQRMLVELTNGLTARGHQVVIVMPLGGQVSYNVHSTLLITDYTMLRESDFPVSDMIVSNFFTTVPVSQAASQNGKGLHVRLSLCYEPMFLPRSEVSFPTYHSTDKLIVLSRWQQELIELGHGISGRIVPVGISSSFRNMQIRHRLQEPLNITAILRKVEYGFSWHRDQDYLIQQLEIVKQNLPWVNINFISPPDEFYTSDWLQEMKASGKYRFFTPSNDEELCYHYNCADIFVSSSIFDTGSLPGLEAMRCGAALVSVYSGGNLEYARHEENCLLSYRHENRLAADVIRLIQEPALRNRLAAQGEADSLEWTWENSVNMMEEVTATFFKGAPAKASSSTALLQRMKSRGRKP; encoded by the coding sequence GTGCGGTTCACTTTCCCCATTCTCACCTTAAGCCATGGCGGCGCACAGCGGATGCTCGTAGAGCTGACGAATGGCCTCACCGCGCGGGGCCACCAGGTGGTGATCGTCATGCCGCTGGGAGGGCAGGTATCCTATAATGTACACTCCACCCTGCTGATTACTGACTATACGATGCTTCGTGAATCCGATTTTCCGGTCAGCGATATGATCGTTTCCAACTTCTTCACAACGGTTCCGGTATCCCAGGCGGCAAGCCAGAACGGCAAAGGCCTCCATGTACGTCTGTCCCTCTGCTATGAGCCGATGTTTCTGCCGCGCAGCGAGGTCTCTTTTCCCACCTATCATAGCACTGACAAGCTGATCGTCCTCTCCCGGTGGCAGCAGGAATTGATAGAGCTGGGACATGGCATCAGCGGCCGCATTGTCCCCGTAGGCATCAGCTCGTCCTTCAGAAACATGCAGATCCGCCATAGGCTGCAGGAGCCGCTGAATATAACCGCCATTCTGCGCAAAGTAGAGTATGGCTTCTCCTGGCACCGCGACCAGGATTACCTGATCCAGCAGCTCGAAATCGTGAAGCAGAATCTCCCGTGGGTGAACATCAACTTCATCAGCCCGCCGGATGAATTCTATACCTCTGACTGGCTGCAGGAGATGAAGGCCAGCGGCAAATACCGTTTCTTCACCCCGTCCAATGACGAGGAGCTGTGCTATCACTACAACTGTGCCGATATCTTCGTCAGCTCCAGCATATTCGATACAGGCTCGCTGCCGGGACTTGAGGCTATGCGCTGCGGGGCTGCTCTGGTGTCCGTCTACTCTGGAGGCAATCTGGAGTACGCCCGCCATGAAGAGAACTGCCTGCTGTCCTACCGGCACGAAAACCGGCTTGCAGCCGATGTGATCCGGCTTATTCAAGAGCCGGCGCTGCGGAACCGGCTGGCGGCACAGGGAGAGGCGGATTCGCTGGAGTGGACCTGGGAGAACAGTGTCAACATGATGGAAGAGGTGACAGCCACCTTCTTTAAGGGCGCTCCCGCAAAGGCTTCATCCTCAACCGCGCTGCTGCAGCGAATGAAATCCAGAGGACGCAAGCCATAA
- a CDS encoding LrgB family protein — MRILLALGFVLMNVVIYLIMSMLYRRYRLPVLLPALTATFTVVVLLMGFHIPYETYMIGGDWINRLLGPAVVSLAYPLYKQRHVLWKNLPAVLGGTVTGLLVGMFSGLLMASALGFSKLYVLSILPKSITTAVAIQISSNLGGDASLTSVFVMIAGFTGAIGGPYIIKLFRIRSESGIGIGLGTASHALGTAKALEYGEQSVSMSSVAMTVCAIVGSICGPLAAWIMYH, encoded by the coding sequence ATGAGAATTCTGCTGGCCCTTGGCTTCGTGCTGATGAATGTGGTGATCTATCTGATCATGTCCATGCTGTACAGGCGTTACCGTCTTCCCGTCCTCCTGCCCGCGCTGACCGCAACGTTCACGGTGGTTGTGCTGCTTATGGGCTTCCATATTCCTTATGAGACTTATATGATCGGCGGCGACTGGATTAACCGGCTGCTTGGTCCGGCGGTAGTCTCTCTGGCCTATCCCTTATACAAACAGCGGCATGTGCTGTGGAAGAATCTGCCTGCCGTGCTTGGCGGAACCGTCACCGGGCTGCTCGTCGGCATGTTCAGCGGTTTGCTGATGGCATCAGCCCTCGGCTTCTCCAAGCTGTATGTGCTGTCCATCCTGCCGAAGTCAATTACAACCGCTGTAGCGATCCAGATCTCCAGCAATCTGGGCGGAGATGCCTCGCTGACCTCCGTCTTCGTGATGATTGCCGGATTCACCGGAGCGATTGGCGGGCCATATATCATCAAGCTGTTCCGCATCCGCAGCGAGTCAGGCATCGGCATCGGTCTGGGTACGGCCTCCCATGCTCTTGGAACGGCGAAGGCGCTGGAATACGGTGAGCAGTCCGTGTCTATGAGCTCCGTGGCAATGACCGTATGCGCCATTGTCGGCTCAATCTGCGGACCGCTCGCCGCCTGGATCATGTACCATTAA
- a CDS encoding helix-turn-helix domain-containing protein, with protein sequence MRNRKGGFGECPDGQAHACPVEFTLDVIGGKWKGVLLYHMMDSPVRFNEFRRICPGITQRMLTLQLRELEEDGVVHREVYHQVPPKVEYSLTDFGRTLIPIIRLMRDWGIEYQAKQQSVGSRAVDAEV encoded by the coding sequence ATGCGCAACCGCAAAGGGGGCTTCGGTGAATGCCCGGACGGCCAGGCACACGCCTGTCCTGTTGAATTTACCCTTGACGTTATCGGCGGCAAATGGAAGGGCGTGCTGCTGTACCATATGATGGACTCCCCTGTCCGGTTCAATGAGTTCCGCCGGATTTGCCCCGGCATTACCCAGCGGATGCTGACTCTGCAGCTCCGCGAGCTGGAGGAGGACGGCGTTGTTCACCGCGAGGTCTACCACCAGGTCCCGCCGAAGGTTGAATATTCATTGACTGACTTTGGCCGCACACTGATTCCGATCATCCGGCTGATGCGGGATTGGGGCATAGAATACCAGGCGAAGCAGCAATCTGTTGGCAGCCGTGCCGTGGATGCCGAGGTGTAG
- a CDS encoding YkvA family protein, with protein MDEHTDKLPAALLVENFEYDRKNEELVKKSFWSKTRKFAGKIPFTREAVAMYYCALDAKTPLWAKGIAFGALAYFISPIDAIPDALVGLGFTDDAAVIAAGIKAIAGQVKEEHKQKAEEFFKDS; from the coding sequence ATGGACGAACATACGGATAAGCTTCCGGCAGCCCTGCTGGTGGAGAACTTCGAATATGACCGGAAGAATGAGGAGCTGGTGAAGAAGAGCTTTTGGAGCAAAACCAGGAAATTCGCCGGCAAAATTCCGTTCACCAGAGAAGCGGTAGCCATGTACTATTGTGCACTGGATGCCAAGACCCCGTTATGGGCCAAAGGCATTGCTTTCGGCGCGCTGGCCTATTTCATATCACCCATTGATGCCATTCCCGATGCACTGGTCGGACTGGGCTTCACGGATGATGCCGCTGTTATCGCGGCGGGGATCAAGGCTATCGCAGGACAGGTCAAGGAAGAGCATAAGCAGAAGGCGGAGGAATTCTTCAAGGATTCTTAG
- a CDS encoding GNAT family N-acetyltransferase has product MGNSNEDVYRIGLMDESAAKEIIRWQYEPPYSFYNMMETADADEDIEELLDGSYFSVSISGEGLAGFFCYGQNAQVGDGRERGLYLDGTALDIGLGLRPDLTGKGNGLVFLQAGMKFAEQIYHAERFRLSVAAFNQRAISLYTKAGFLPIQSFVHQRGETETQFLLMETRGFKVHP; this is encoded by the coding sequence ATGGGAAACAGTAATGAGGATGTCTATCGAATCGGGCTTATGGATGAGTCTGCGGCCAAAGAAATTATCCGTTGGCAATACGAACCGCCGTATTCCTTTTACAATATGATGGAGACTGCTGATGCAGATGAGGATATTGAAGAGCTGCTGGATGGCTCCTACTTCAGTGTATCTATTTCAGGTGAAGGCTTGGCCGGTTTCTTCTGTTACGGGCAGAATGCCCAGGTTGGGGATGGAAGAGAACGCGGACTCTACCTGGATGGAACCGCACTGGATATCGGCCTCGGCTTAAGACCGGATCTGACCGGGAAGGGCAACGGGCTGGTCTTTTTACAGGCAGGTATGAAGTTCGCAGAACAAATCTATCATGCGGAGAGATTCAGATTGTCGGTTGCAGCCTTTAACCAGAGAGCTATCAGCTTGTACACAAAGGCGGGATTCCTGCCAATTCAGAGCTTTGTGCACCAGCGCGGAGAGACGGAAACGCAGTTCCTACTGATGGAAACCAGGGGGTTTAAGGTCCATCCCTAG